A window from Schistocerca gregaria isolate iqSchGreg1 chromosome 8, iqSchGreg1.2, whole genome shotgun sequence encodes these proteins:
- the LOC126285283 gene encoding glucose dehydrogenase [FAD, quinone]-like has protein sequence MFERKEAEGSECETRSAVGLPERETPWLGRDGRAAQLVPPPPPPPGGSHSPPPAVRARHGHQSLCDGRASRLAPPAHPLDRRSAGLITGHEAPPLRRGWGLGADGAPPASRAVRAAAALPGPAGRRPAPEHDLVVVGAVSSGSVVASRPCEAARAAAGGGGRGSALAGVAATLPRSADDRQLLACSAARCTCAATGATTAAGSAGWSYDGLLPYFKRCEAARPQRLRATAPPAAASPSTSTATARRRRTRCRRRPRAVADYNGETQYGFARRLALQHGQGLPGARRPQAQPRHQHALPRREAAGGPPVQERHARRVHRGRSPLHAPGHRGDRRLAGPVNSPKLLVLSGVGPKEHLDETGTSPVVADLRVGDSLQDHIAPGGLLCLVDFPVSLVVPRQLNTENIFDFLLRNEGPLMTTGMAETLAFVNTKYSNDTSYPEVALYLSAVPETVDGGVYVKGLLGPSDEFYSAVYEPGTVRLRDADPSSPPRIFANYLAHPDDVRALVEASKFGGRLGATETMQKLGSHLKPHPLPACKHLQLVSDGFLECALRQHTTSLRPLGGTCETGRTPTPPQLRVRGVDGLRVAGSSTLPVLPTANTNAPTIVVAHKASDMIPDHWITPDSAEIFFTRIN, from the exons ttggtgccgccgccgccgccgccgcccggtgGCTCCCACAGCCCGCCGCCAGCCGTGCGGGCTCGGCATGGTCACCAGTCGCTCTGCGACGGCCGCGCCTCGCGCCTCGCGCCTCCTGCCCACCCTCTGGACCGCCGCTCTGCCGGACTTATCACTGGCCATGAG GCGCCGCCTTTACGGCGCGGCTGGGGTCTTGGAGCTGACGGGGCGCCACCTGCGTCCCGAGCTGTACGCGCAGCGGCCGCGCTACCTGGCCCAGCTGGGCGGCGGCCGGCGCCCGAGCACGACTTGGTGGTGGTGGGCGCCGTGTCTTCGGGCTCCGTGGTGGCCAGCCGGCCGTGCGAGGCGGCGCGTGCTGCTGCTGGGGGCGGCGGCCGAGGCTCGGCGCTCGCCGGCGTGGCCGCCACGCTGCCGCGCTCCGCAGACGACCGGCAGCTGCTGGCCTGCTCGGCGGCACGGTGTACGTGCGCGGCAACCGGCGCGACTACGGCGGCGGGCAGCGCCGGCTGGTCCTACGACGGGCTGCTGCCGTACTTCAAGAGGTGCGAGGCCGCGCGGCCGCAGCGGCTGCGCGCCACCGCGCCACCGGCGGCTGCCTCGCCGTCGACGAGTACCGCTACCGCACGCCGGCGGCGGACGCGTTGTCGACGCCGGCCGCGAGCTGTCGCCGACTACAACGGCGAGACGCAGTACGGGTTCGCGCGACGGCTTGCGCTGCAGCACGGCCAGGGCCTTCCTGGAGCCCGCCGCCCGCAGGCCCAACCTCGACATCAGCACGCACTCCCTCGTCGAGAAGCTGCTGGTGGACCCCCAGTCCAAGAACGCCACGCACGTCGTGTTCACCGAGGCCGGTCGCCGCTACACGCTCCGGGCCACCGAGGAGATCGTCGTCTCGCCGGACCCGTAAACTCGCCCAAGCTGCTCGTGCTGTCCGGCGTAGGGCCGAAGGAACACCTCGACGAAACAGGCACCTCCCCGGTCGTAGCGGATCTGCGGGTGGGAGACAGCCTACAAGATCACATCGCACCAGGCGGGCTCCTCTGTCTCGTCGACTTTCCGGTTTCCCTAGTCGTTCCGCGCCAGCTCAACACCGAGAATATCTTCGACTTCCTGCTCCGTAACGAGGGCCCACTGATGACGACGGGAATGGCAGAGACCCTCGCCTTCGTCAACACCAAATACTCTAACGATACGTCGTACCCTGAGGTGGCACTGTACCTCTCGGCTGTACCAGAGACTGTCGACGGCGGCGTCTACGTCAAGGGCCTGCTCGGCCCCAGCGACGAGTTCTACAGCGCCGTCTACGAACC GGGAACCGTCCGGCTGAGGGATGCCGATCCCAGCTCTCCACCGCGCATCTTCGCCAACTACCTCGCACACCCGGACGACGTCCGGGCCCTGGTCGAGGCGTCGAAATTCGGTGGCAGGCTCGGCGCCACGGAGACTATGCAGAAACTGGGCTCCCACCTCAAGCCGCACCCGTTGCCGGCTTGCAAGCACCTCCAGCTCGTGTCTGACGGGTTCCTGGAGTGCGCGCTCCGCCAGCACACGACGTCCCTGCGCCCCTTGGGCGGCACGTGCGAAACGGGCCGGACTCCGACCCCGCCGCAGCTCAGAGTGCGCGGCGTGGACGGCCTCAGGGTCGCCGGCTCCTCCACACTGCCGGTGCTGCCCACTGCCAACACCAACGCTCCCACCATCGTGGTGGCACACAAGGCCTCTGACATGATACCAGACCACTGGATTACTCCTGACAGTGCGGAAATTTTCTTCACACGTATCAACTGA